ACATGGCGCCTGAGGCCTTGTCGATCTCATACTTGATCGGGTCACCGCCAAGCGGCACTTCAACAATGACATTGATATCATCAGGCGGGTTCTGGCCGGAGATAATTTTTGAAACGTCCATGGGAGGCAACCTTGTGTTTGGTCATTTTCCGAGCCCCGTGCAGGATCGCGGCCAAACCGTCAAGCAGACATTTCGCCTTGGCCAGTGCCTTTTGCGGTGCTTTATTCGAAACAGATTATAGTGGTGCGAGTAAGAATATGAGAACTCACGAAAAGCTGGCATTTCTGGCCGTCCTGACGGGACTGGTTTCGAGCCCTGTGTATGCCCAGGATCTGCGCTCGGCTTCCGAAAGCGTGGTGGCCTGTCAGAATGTTGAAGACGCAGCGCAACGGCTGGCATGTTTTGAGGCCGCTGCAGAGCAACTTTCAACCGCGCTTGCGATTCCACCGGCGCAAATCGTGCCGGCCCCGACGGCGACATCATCTGCGGCTGCGGTGACAGCACCTGTTCAACAAGAAGCGACGACGACGACGGCGCCTGTGCAGCAGGCGTCGACCGATACTGCGCAGCCACCGAACAATGACTCAATCCTGCCATCGTGGATTCCACGCGTCAGTTTTGGCAGCGGGAGAGATGTAGAGAAAGAGCCGGATGAATTCCAAACGACGCTGACGCGGATTCAGCGGAACAATCTCGGCCGGCATTTCTTTACCACCGCTGAGGGGCATGTCTGGCGTCAGGTTGAAGTCGAGGACATCAAGGCGCCGAAGTCGCTCCCGGCAGACGTCGTGCTTCAACAAAACCTGCTCGGCGGGATCGAGATCAAAATCCTCGAAACCAATCGATCCTACGGGGTCGCGCGCATCGAATAGGGCGGCCTAGTCGATCAGCGCATAATTGAAACTCACCGAAATCCGGGGCGCTTCGGTCAGGCCGGGCATGACTTCGTGGCGCAGCCAACTTTCCCACATCAGAATGTCACCTGCCTTGGGTGAAACGTAGTGAAATCGGCGCGCCAGGTCTGGCGCGTCAGGTTTTTGCGGTGGCGCCGCCATCATCATGGCGAGGCGGGGATCTTCAAATCTGATCCGACCCGAACTTTCCGGCATGGCCACATAGCAGGTCCCGGAGATGACACTGTTTGGATGAATATGCCCGCTATGATGGCCACCCTCCCCAAGAATATTTATCCACAGACTGTCACATTTGAGGCGTGCACGACCAAGATCCCAATGCTGATGTTGCGCGAATTCGGCTGCGTACTGGTCGAGCTGGGCGACGAGATCGGCAAAAGCCGGTGCACGTTGTGGGAGGTCGTCCAATGAGGCGTAAGACGTATAACCCGGATACCCTTCTCGATCGCACCAGTCATGGCCCGCGGTGTCGCCGTCTTCTATCATCCAGCAGGCGGCCTCAAGGTCTGCCATGAGGTCCGGATCGGTTATTCGCGTGTGTTGAACAAGCGTCGGGAAGAGGGCGGTCATGGTCATGCCTCCTCATACATTGGCGATCTCGGCTGGCAACCAACCATCTGACAGCATATCTCGGCTTGTCGGCGATGACTGGCAAAAATTTTACTTTGCCGCCAGAGATTCTACCTGTATTGAACAATGAGCAAATCATTCAGGGATAAGGAGCGTGCGATGTCCGAAACGAAACTCATCGTAAACGGAGAGGAGCGAAGCGTTGATGTCGATCCGAGCACGCCATTGCTCTGGGTCTTGCGAGAACAGCTCAAGCTGAATGGAACAAAATTCGGTTGCGGGATCGCGCAATGTGGCGCCTGTACAGTTCATGTGAACGGGACACCCGTTCGATCCTGTTCGACACCCGTCGCCGCCGCAGACGGCGCTGAAGTGACGACCATAGAAGGCGTCGCCGGTGAAGATGGCACGCGTCACGCCGTGCAACAGGCCTGGATCGAACATCAGGTTCCGCAATGCGGTTATTGTCAGTCCGGTCAGATCATGTCGGCGGTCGCTCTGCTGCGGGATAATCCCAATCCGACGGATGCCGACATCGATGCGGCAATGAGCGGAAACATCTGTCGCTGCGGAGCCTATGGCAGAATCCGCGCGGCGATTAAGTCCGCAGCAAGCGCGTAAGGAGGCCGATATGGGAAAATGGACACGTAGAGGCTTTATCGCAGCGGGGGTCGTTTCAGGCGGTGCCTTGATGGTTGGCGTCGGCATTCGCGAAGGGCATCGGGCGCCAAAACTCGCCGAGATGATGACGGAAGACGGCGAGACGCTCGTCAATGTCTGGGTCAAACTCTCGCGGGATAACACGGTCACCGCGATCGTTCCGCACAGTGAAATGGGGCAGGGCGTTTTCACCTCGATGACCCAGATGCTGGCCGATGAAATGGACGCGGACTGGGATCTGGTCACGTATGAGCAGGCGCCAGCGCATGAAGGCTATGCCAACTATCCGCTCGGACGCGAATTCCTGATGGGCGACACCAAAGTCCCTGGACTGGTGCAGGACTCGCTCAATGGCGGTTTTTTGCGGATCGCGCAGTCCATGGGGCTGCAGATTACCGGTGGCAGTACGGCGGTTCGGTTCACGGGCATGGGCGGGATGCGCATTGCAGGCGCGGCTGCCCGCGAGATGATCGTGAAGGCGGCGGCCAAGTCCTGGGATGTCCCCGCCAGGGAGCTGCGCACAGAGAAGAGCTTTGTCTATCATGACGCCAGCGGGCGCTCGGAGCCTTATGCCGCCTTTGCTGAGCAGGCCGGTAAGTACTCCCCTCCGACGCAACCAAAATTGAAAACGCCGGACGAGTTCAAGCTCATGGGCAAACCGCTCAAGCGGTTCGATATCCCCTCCAAGACAGATGGTACGGCGGAGTTCGGGATCGATGTTGATTTAGCAGACATGAAGTATGCCGCGGTGATGGGGCCGCCCGTGCTCGGAGCGGAAGTTGCGCAGGTCGACGACACCTATGCCAAGGATATGCCGGGTGTCGTTGAAGTATTGAACAAAGGCACATTTGTTGCCGTCGTGGCGGATGGCTATTGGCAGGCCGAGAACGCACTCCGCCAGCTCGACGTGAGCTGGACAGAGACCGGCGCAGAAGGCCTGAACCAATCCGATATCTACGCCATGCTCGGCGCGGCAATGGATGACGCCGGATCCAAAGCCAAGGAAGATGTCGCCGTCGGCAATGCGCGAAGGGCAACCGAGAACGCCGCGCGGGTCTATGAGGCGGAATATCGTGTGCCATTCCTTGCCCACGCGGCGATGGAACCGATCAATGCCACCGCCTGGGTGCGCGACGGCAAGGTGGATTTCTGGTCGGGCCTGCAGAACCCGCTGGCAGTTCGCGATGAGATTGCCGGCGCCACCGGCGTAAAAAAGCACGATGTGACGGTTCACAATGTCATGTTGGGGGGTGGTTTCGGGCGCCGCTCGGAAGCCGATTACCCCTTGATGGCGGTCGAAATCGCCAAGGAGTTCGAGCACCCGGTCAAGATGATCTGGTCGCGAGAGCAAGACACGCAGCAGGACTGGTATCGCCCTGCCTCTGTCAGCCGCTTCAAGGCGGGCCTTGATGAGGATGGCATGCCCGTTTCCTGGGAGAATATGTTCGTGCAGAAGCATGACCCTCCGGAGGCATCCCATATTCCCTACCAGATCGACCATCAGCTGATCCATCACACCGAAGCCGAACACCATGTCCGCTTCGGGCCTTGGCGCTCAGTGGACCACACCCAGCATGGCTTTTTCATCGAAAGCTTTATCGATGAACTGGCCGATCAGGCGGGCATGGATGGCTATGCCTATCGCCGTAAGCTATTGGAGCATTCGCCGCGTTATCTGACGGTGCTGGACGCTGCAGCCGAAGCGGCGGGTTGGGGCCGCGAGGTGCCACAGGGGCGGGGCCTCGGCATCGCACTTGTCGATTCCTTCGGCACAGTCGTCGCGCAAGTGGTCGAAGTGGATGTCACCGGACCGGAACCGAAAGTGGTTCATGTCTGGTGCGCCGCAGATCCTGGATACGTCATGAACCCAGACGGTTTCACAGCGCAGATAGAAAGCGGAATCATCTATGGCCTGACCGCCGCGCTCTATGGAGATATCACGATCGAAGATGGCGCTGTGGTTCAGTCCAACTTCCATGACTATCCGATGGTCCGCATGCGCGACGCGCCGCAAATCACGGTCAAACTGATCAATAGCGGTGCCAAGGTGGGCGGCGGCGGCGAACCGGGAACACCCCCGATCGCGCCGGCACTGGCAAATGCTGTTTTTGCCGCAACCGGCGTGCGTGTGCGCAGCCAACCCATTGCGAGCTTCAAACAAGGACTGAGCTAGCACTCGGCCGTTCGACGGGGCTCATCTCAGATAAAAGGAAATTTTGATGATCGATTTGTATACTTGGACGACCCCGAATGGCCGGAAAATATCGGTCGCTCTCGAAGAGATGGGTCTGGAGTACAACGTACACCCGATCGATATCGGAAACGATCAACAATTCTCATCCGAGTTTCTCGCGATCAGTCCAAACAATAAAATCCCCGCGATTTATGATCATGACCACGATGTGAGTGTTTTTGAGTCCGGCGCGATCCTGATCCATCTTGCGGAAAAATCGGGTCAATTCCTCCCGCAAGCGCCTGGTGAGCGCGCCAAAGTGCTGGAATGGCTCTCCTGGCAAATCGCCGGGTTTGGCCCGATGCTCGGTCAACTCAATCACTTTATGAACCGGGCGGACGAAAAGATGCCGCTCGCCATTCAGCGATTCTTTGATGAATCTGTTCGCCTCTACAAAGTGCTGGATCAGCAACTGGCCGACCAGGAATTTGTCGCTGGATCCTATTCCATCGCGGATATGTCGATCTATCCATGGTCGGTGGTGGCCCTCGGACCGATCCAGGGTGGAAGTGGCGAAAGCTTCGCCAATGTCGCGGCCTGGCACGACCGAATGGCAGCGCGTCCAGCCGTCAAAGCGGGCATGAACATTCCACCGTCGAGCTAGGTTCGGCTGCGACGGGTGGCGGCTGGCAGGGTCGGTTGCGGCTCGACTTAAACCAGCAACCACACAGCCAGCGCCGCATTGGCGACCATCAGGGTGAAATCAATCACGAAGATGCGCAGCATGACGCCTTTGAAAACGTTCCAGAGGCCGCCGCCCTGACGGTTCTGCAGGGCCATGGGCACATTGCCGAAGAATTGAGAACCATGCGCCAACGCGTTGAATATGAGCAGTGTCGCCCACTGGGCATTCGTCTCGAACCCGCCAATATTGAACAGCAACAGGGCGTTGAACAAGGATAGCGCGAGGTTGAACCCTCCCATGAAGCGTCCGGATTCAACCAGGGCATCATAGGCGGAATTGTCCCGGTCCGCCTGAATAGGCACCATGACTTTGCCGAAGATTTTGCGCCGGCGATAAAAGGCGTCGAACGCCATCGCGAACCAGATGGTGTTCAGTGCGAACAGAACTTGGAGCAAAGTCATTGAAGGCCTCCCATTTGCTCGAGCTTAAGTGGCCCGAGCGCGGTTTGGCAATTCCTCTGCGTCTCCATTCCCGCTACATCTGCATGGTCCAGCCTTCGACACCCATCGCCGCCTGACGGACAGCTTCGGACAGGGTTGGGTGGGCGTGACAGGTGCGAGCGACGTCTTCAGACGAGGCTCCGAACTCCATTGCAATGGCGATCTCGTGGATCATCTCACCGACGCCGACGCCAATCATGTGCGCGCCGAGAATCTTGTCCGTGCCTTCTTCGGCGAGGATTTTCACAAAGCCCGCGGTTTCGTGATTGGTGCGCGCGCGGGAATTGGCCATGAAGGGGAACTTGCCCTTCTTGTACTTGATCCCGGCGTCCTTGAGTTGTTCTTCGGTTTTGCCGATCGTTGCAATCTCAGGGTTCGTGTAGACGACGCCCGGGACAAGGTCATAGTCGACATGCCCGGCCTTGCCTGCGATCAGCTCAGCGACGGCAGCGCCATCATCTTCAGCCTTATGCGCGAGCATCGGACCGGCAATGCAGTCGCCAATGGCCCAGACGCCCGGAGCGACCTTGAAATGATCCGTCGTTTCGATCACGCCGCGCTTGTCCGTCTTGCCGCCGACACTCTCCAGCCCGAGGCCTTCTGTGTACGGGCGTCGTCCGACTGCGACGATGACGACATCTGCATCCAGCGTCTCGCTTTCGCCGCCTTGCGCCGGTTCCAATGTCAGTTTGAGTTTGGTCTTGAGCTTGTCGACACTGGTGACCTTGGTGCCGAGTTTGAAATTCAGGCCCTGCTTCTTGAAGGTGCGCTGGGCTTCCTTGGCGATCTCATTATCGGTGCCCGGCAGGATTCGATCGAGATATTCGATCACCGTGACTTCCGACCCAAGACGCGACCAGACACAGCCCATTTCGAGGCCAATCACGCCCGCACCGATCAGGACCAGCTTTTTCGGGATCGCCTTGAGGCTAAGCGCACCGGTATTGGTGACCACGCGTTCTTCATCGATTTCGATACCGGGAAGGGTTGATGGCTCGGAGCCCGTCGCGATGACGATATTCTTGGCGCTCAGCGTCTGTTTCTTGCCATCCGGCCCGGTAACCTCGACCTGGCCCGGACCTTTAATCTCACCCTTGCCGTGATAATGATCGACCTTGTTCTTCTTGAGCAGGAACGCGACCCCCTTGGTCAGACCGTCCACCGCATCCGCCTTTTGCGCCATCATTTGTTCAAGATCGACTTCGAGCTTTCCGGTCTTGATGCCCATGCTGGCGAAATCATTCTTGGCCGCCGCGAAATATTCCGAGGCGTGTAGTAAGGCCTTGGACGGAATGCAGCCAACATTCAGACAGGTGCCGCCTAAAGTCTCGTTCATTTCGATACAGGCCGCTTTCAGCCCCAATTGTCCTGCACGGATTGCGCAATTATAGCCGCCGGGGCCACCGCCGATGATCACGACGTCATAGGTCTCTGCCATGGGAATACTTTGCCTGCTTCAGCTCGCCAGTTGATGTGGCGGCAACCTAGTGTCGTCGGCGGCAAATGCAATCGTAGAAACGTCTCAGGCGCGACGTAATGTCAGTATCAGAACAGACAGGGCGATAGCGCCGAGGCCAAACAGCACTTCATCCATCCATAGACCGGAATCTGCGCCAGATACCGCCATCAAACCTCCCAGGATCGCAAACAGGATGGACCCAACGGTCGCTAGCGTCGCGCCATAGCGGGTGCCGATCAGAACCAGCAATCCGCCAAGCGTCATGGCGATTGTGCTGACGACGCGAATAATTCCCGTCGGCGGTTCAAACAATGCACTCGCGAGGTCTCCGCCGCGGCTTGTAAAGGCGAGGATCGCCTCAAGTGCGCCCCAGGCGAGCCACATGCCCAAACCGAGCATGACCAATCCAGCCACTCGTCTTACCATTTGCGGTCTCCTCCCGGGGATTTGTCTTTGTGACGGATTTGACAGGGATTTGCAAACAAAGCGGAAAATCGCGCAGGCGTTTTGCGGGCGGCTTTGTGGCGGTTTAGTGGCGACGCTGGCGCGCCATCATCCGGCGGCCCTCTGCCGCGAAGTGTGCCCGTTGACGCGCAATCGCGGCCGGAACCGGTCGACGATACTTGCGTTGCGGTTTCTTTTCCGGCTCAGGCACTGGGGCCTGTACATAGACAAGCTGAGGGTCACCCTCTTCGCGCTGAACGACCACTGGCGGTTTCTGTTTCGGCTTGCGGCAAAGTTCCCACACGGCGATACCGAGCAGCACCGCACCGGCCGCGGCGCCAGCGACCGCGCCTTCCCCGGCGCTTGGATCCTGCCACCAGCCTGGCTCGAAATCGACCAGGAACACGCACGGAAATCCGGCGACTACACCCATGGCGTACCAGATGCGCGCGGCGCGCTTCTTGTTGGAGAGCGACAGCGCCGCCGCGTAGAGGCACAAGGCGGCGAGAAAATAGGGCGCGCCGTAAACGATGCCGAGCTGGCGCCAGTCGATCCCGGCAATGCCGGCCATCGCAGCTTCGTCTTCCAGCATAAAGTTCGCGAGCATCATCAGGCTCGGCCAACGAATCGCCGCCATCGCTCCGAAAGCGAAGGCAATTGCGTATAATGCAATCAAAAGAGCGATCAGTCGTCGTGACATATTAAATTAATAGACCCGTAAAATTGATATGCGATGAACATGATCGAAGGGATTTGAGCTATGTTCCGTTCTGCACCCCCCCAAGTGCCCATGGCACTGATGTTTGGCGGCGTTATTCCGTTCGCTTCGGCGACCGGCGCGATGTTCGTCTGGCGTGACGATTATACGATGGTCATCACCGCCGGGACCTGGCTGCTGGTCTATTCTGCGGTAATCCTGAGTTTCCTCGGCGGCGTGCGTTGGGGCGCAGAAGTGGCCAAGCGGGAACGGCCGCGATTTGCCGAGCTGGGACCGGCCACTTTCGGTGCGCTGATTGGCTGGGGCCTGGTCATGGCCGCCTTCCAGTATGCCTTTCCCGCTTGGATCTATGCGGCGATGGCGGCGGCCTTCATTCTGCACTTTCTGTATGACAGCATCTCGCCCGAACTACCGATCTGGTATCGCCGTATGCGCCTGTGGCCGACCATCGGTGCCGTCCTGTCGCTGCTCGG
This DNA window, taken from Hyphomonas sp. Mor2, encodes the following:
- a CDS encoding DUF3429 domain-containing protein, giving the protein MFRSAPPQVPMALMFGGVIPFASATGAMFVWRDDYTMVITAGTWLLVYSAVILSFLGGVRWGAEVAKRERPRFAELGPATFGALIGWGLVMAAFQYAFPAWIYAAMAAAFILHFLYDSISPELPIWYRRMRLWPTIGAVLSLLGAWYLIQRGLESLGGAG
- a CDS encoding (2Fe-2S)-binding protein; translated protein: MSETKLIVNGEERSVDVDPSTPLLWVLREQLKLNGTKFGCGIAQCGACTVHVNGTPVRSCSTPVAAADGAEVTTIEGVAGEDGTRHAVQQAWIEHQVPQCGYCQSGQIMSAVALLRDNPNPTDADIDAAMSGNICRCGAYGRIRAAIKSAASA
- a CDS encoding glutathione S-transferase N-terminal domain-containing protein, with product MIDLYTWTTPNGRKISVALEEMGLEYNVHPIDIGNDQQFSSEFLAISPNNKIPAIYDHDHDVSVFESGAILIHLAEKSGQFLPQAPGERAKVLEWLSWQIAGFGPMLGQLNHFMNRADEKMPLAIQRFFDESVRLYKVLDQQLADQEFVAGSYSIADMSIYPWSVVALGPIQGGSGESFANVAAWHDRMAARPAVKAGMNIPPSS
- a CDS encoding molybdopterin cofactor-binding domain-containing protein, giving the protein MGKWTRRGFIAAGVVSGGALMVGVGIREGHRAPKLAEMMTEDGETLVNVWVKLSRDNTVTAIVPHSEMGQGVFTSMTQMLADEMDADWDLVTYEQAPAHEGYANYPLGREFLMGDTKVPGLVQDSLNGGFLRIAQSMGLQITGGSTAVRFTGMGGMRIAGAAAREMIVKAAAKSWDVPARELRTEKSFVYHDASGRSEPYAAFAEQAGKYSPPTQPKLKTPDEFKLMGKPLKRFDIPSKTDGTAEFGIDVDLADMKYAAVMGPPVLGAEVAQVDDTYAKDMPGVVEVLNKGTFVAVVADGYWQAENALRQLDVSWTETGAEGLNQSDIYAMLGAAMDDAGSKAKEDVAVGNARRATENAARVYEAEYRVPFLAHAAMEPINATAWVRDGKVDFWSGLQNPLAVRDEIAGATGVKKHDVTVHNVMLGGGFGRRSEADYPLMAVEIAKEFEHPVKMIWSREQDTQQDWYRPASVSRFKAGLDEDGMPVSWENMFVQKHDPPEASHIPYQIDHQLIHHTEAEHHVRFGPWRSVDHTQHGFFIESFIDELADQAGMDGYAYRRKLLEHSPRYLTVLDAAAEAAGWGREVPQGRGLGIALVDSFGTVVAQVVEVDVTGPEPKVVHVWCAADPGYVMNPDGFTAQIESGIIYGLTAALYGDITIEDGAVVQSNFHDYPMVRMRDAPQITVKLINSGAKVGGGGEPGTPPIAPALANAVFAATGVRVRSQPIASFKQGLS
- a CDS encoding TIGR02466 family protein, translating into MTMTALFPTLVQHTRITDPDLMADLEAACWMIEDGDTAGHDWCDREGYPGYTSYASLDDLPQRAPAFADLVAQLDQYAAEFAQHQHWDLGRARLKCDSLWINILGEGGHHSGHIHPNSVISGTCYVAMPESSGRIRFEDPRLAMMMAAPPQKPDAPDLARRFHYVSPKAGDILMWESWLRHEVMPGLTEAPRISVSFNYALID
- the lpdA gene encoding dihydrolipoyl dehydrogenase → MAETYDVVIIGGGPGGYNCAIRAGQLGLKAACIEMNETLGGTCLNVGCIPSKALLHASEYFAAAKNDFASMGIKTGKLEVDLEQMMAQKADAVDGLTKGVAFLLKKNKVDHYHGKGEIKGPGQVEVTGPDGKKQTLSAKNIVIATGSEPSTLPGIEIDEERVVTNTGALSLKAIPKKLVLIGAGVIGLEMGCVWSRLGSEVTVIEYLDRILPGTDNEIAKEAQRTFKKQGLNFKLGTKVTSVDKLKTKLKLTLEPAQGGESETLDADVVIVAVGRRPYTEGLGLESVGGKTDKRGVIETTDHFKVAPGVWAIGDCIAGPMLAHKAEDDGAAVAELIAGKAGHVDYDLVPGVVYTNPEIATIGKTEEQLKDAGIKYKKGKFPFMANSRARTNHETAGFVKILAEEGTDKILGAHMIGVGVGEMIHEIAIAMEFGASSEDVARTCHAHPTLSEAVRQAAMGVEGWTMQM